The following DNA comes from Janthinobacterium sp. TB1-E2.
GCAGTTTTTGCAAGCCGGCCGTGACGCCATGGCGCCCCTGCAAACCCCGCGTCACCAAGCCGTCGAGCGCCACACCCTGGGTGGACAGGTTGATTCCGGCGGCGATGGCAAACGCGGGTAAGGCATCGCGCAAGCTGCCGGCGGGAATGTTGTACTCGCGCACGTTGGCGGCCGGGCTGGCCTCGGCCGCCACCGCCATGTGCGGCAAGCCGGCGCCGGCCGCGCCCACGGCAAGCAACAGGACCAGCGCGGCGCGCACGGCGCCGGTGGTGGGATGGAGCGTCATGCGTGCTGCGGTAAAGTTACGGTGCTGCAAAGCCATGTGGACCCTTTCGATGGTTCGGATTGTTCGTTCTCTACCTTGTATGACGAAGCAATCCGGAAAAAGGGACAGGGGAAATGCAAAATAAGCGGCGCGCGTCGGCTTGGCGGAACATCGTAGGTCGGCTTAACGGGGCGCAGCCGCGCGTACCAGCCAACGTTGCCTGTCGGCTTACGCCCTGCGGGCTAAGCCGACCTACACAAGCACACCAAGCTGCTCATATCCGCACAAACCGTAGGTCGGCTTAGCGGGGCACAGCCGCGCGTAAGCCGACAAGACCAGCCAACGTTGCCTGTCGGCTTACGCCCTGCGGGCTAAGCCGACCTACAAGACCCGCCACGCGTAAGCCGACAAGCTCAAGCCGCCTCGACGCTGATCCAGTAGCGCGTGCGGTACGCCAGCCGGATCGGCAAGGAGCGCTGCAGCAAGAGCAGGATGTTGTCGGGGGCGTTCAACTGGAAGATGCCGTCCACGGGCAGGGCCGCCAGCGCGGGATCGCAGCGCAGCACCCCATAGCGATAGCGCGCCACCTGTTCCAGCAACTCGCCCAGCGGCATGCGTTCGGCGATCAGCACGCCCCGCAGCCAGGCGTCCGCATGCGATGCCAGCGGCGTCAAGGCGGAAACGGCCACGTCATCGAAACTGCCCTGCCGCCCCGCATCGATCCTGCGCAAGGCGTCGGGCGCTTGCGATGGCGCGATCTCGACGGCGCCCTCGCTGACGCTGACCTCGGTGCGCGGCGCCAGCATGGTACCGCGCTGGCGCACGCTGAAGTGCGTGCCCAGCGCGCGCACAGCGCCATTGCTGCTGCGCACGAGGAAGGGGCGCGCGGGCACGGCTGCGTCGTGCGCCGTGGCAACATGGATTTCCCCTGCATGCAAGTCCACCAGCCGTGCCGTGCCGTCAAAGCGCACGTCGATGGCCGTGTCCGTATTGAGCACCAGTTGCGTGCCGTCGGGTAATGTCATGTGGCGGATTTCGCCCCTGGCCGTGCGGATGCCGGCGCGCCACGCTTGCCACGGTGCCGACTGGCTGGCCAGCCACAGGGCCGGCCCGGCCGCGATCAGCCCGGCCAAGCCGTAAAGCACGGCGCGCCGCTGCGGCGAATGCGGCGCCGCGTCCGCCGTCTGGCGCAGAGCGGGCGGCACGCTGGCCAGGGTGCTGCACACCAGCTCGGCCCGCTGCCACGCCAGTTCATGCGTGGGATCGCTGGCGCGCCAGGCCTGGAACGCTTGCTGCTCGTCGGAAGTCAAAGCGCCCCCGTGCAGGCGCACCAGCCATTGCGCCGCCGCCCGGGCCGCGCGGGGATCGATGGCCACGTTCACAGGATCAACAGAATGCAGCGCTCGAACGCCTGCACCATATAGCGCTTGATGCTACGCTCGCTCACGGCCAGGCGCCGGGCGATTTCCCCGTAGCCGAGGCCATCGACATGGGCCAGCAGGAAGGCGCTGCGCACGAGCGGCGGCAAGCCGTCGAGCATGGCATCGATGCGCTGCAGAGCTTCACGCACGAGCAGCCGCTCTTCCGGCGATTGCATCAGCAATTCAGGTTGCTGCGCCAGCGTTTCCAGCCAGGCCTGCTCCAGCGAGAGGCGCCGGTAATGGTCGATCAGCAGGCGCTGCGCCACGGTCGTCAGGTAGGCGCGCGGCTCGCGCAAGCTTTGCCGGTTCTCCGGCGGCGCCATCAGCAGGCGCACGAAGGTATCGTGCGCCAGGTCGGCCGCATGGTCGGCGCACTGCAGCTTGGCGCGCAGCCAGCGCATCAGCCAGCCGTGGTGGCTGCTGTAGATGCCGGCTATCGACTCGCTGGACTGCGCAATGTTCACTGGGACTCCGATGCGCGCAAGGCAAGGCGCGGCTAATTGATAATAATTCTCATTATCACAAATCATTGCCTCCGGCGTCAATGCCGGCGCCCGCCTATCCCAGGAAACTGTTGTTTCAGCGTGGCTGCAATCTTCTAGCGGTCGGTATACAAGCTCTTCATCACCATGCCGCCGCGCATTTTCTTCGCGCCCGGCGCCAGCCCCGCCGGACAAGCGCCCTGAAACACGGCCGCCAGTTCCGTGCGCTGCACCTCGCTCTTGCCATTGACTTGCACGGTGGTGTCGGCACTCAAGGTATATGCCTTGGCCAGGTCTCCCTTGAAGGTGCCGGCCAGCCTGGCGTCCGGGCAGCTGGACGTAAATTGGTAACTGTCGCCCTGGCGGCTTTGCGACTCGATCTTGCATTCCTGCTCGAAGCCGGACCACAGGTCGTCGTCGATCAGGCGGTCGCGCGCGTGGTCGACGCAGATTTCCCAGGAAAATGGCGAGGTGGCGGGCGTCACCTTCCACAGCCCCGTGGCGCGTTGCAAGCGCTGCACAGGCTCGGCCGCCGAAGCGAACGTGGCCGCGCACAGGGGGAAAATAGTCATCAGGAGCAAGGTGGCGCTACGCTTCATGGGCATTCCTCTAGCTAAAAGTTTGAATATAGCAAAGAGGAATGCGCGCAGGCCACACGCTTAGCCGTGCACCTCGGGCCTTGCGGCCAGTACGAAGGGAATGGCAAACGGCCCCAGGAAAGTCACCAGAACGGCACGGATGGCCGTTATTCGTAAGGCGCGGCGTTTGGCGATGAAGAGGCAGGCGAAGGCCGACAGCGACCAGATCAAGGCAGGCAGGTACTCGGTCATCATGAACTCCGGAGGTGCCCTGGAAGGACAGAAAACCATGCTGACACGGAAATGCGGCCACCGCAATGGCAGATTGGACATCTGCTTTGCGGTGGATAGGGTCGTAATACGATCAGTGCTGGCCGATCTTCATGATTTTCAGCGCATTCGTGCCGCCAACCTTGCCCATCGGCTCGCCCCAGGTCAGCACGACGGTGTCGCCCTTGGCCACGACTTTATGTTCGACCAACAAATCTTCCGCCTGCTGCAAGACCTTGTCGCGGTCCGTGCCGGACGTCAGTTCCAGGGTACTGACGTTGCGGTACAGGGCCAGCTTGCGGCGCGTGCCCACGCTCGGGGTCAGGGCGACGATCGGGATGTCGATGTTGCAGCGGCTCATCCACAAGGCTGTGGAGCCCGATTCCGTCAGGGTGGCGATGGCTTTCACGCGCAGGTGATGGGCCGTAAACAGGGCGCCATACGCGATCGACTGGTCGATGCGCGAGAAGGTGGCGTTGAGGAAATCGGCGTCCAGCTTGCAGGTATCCCACTTTTCCGCATCCAGGCAGATGGCGGCCATCGCCTCCACCGTTTCGATCGGGTAACGGCCCGACGCCGTTTCTGCCGACGTCATGACGGCATCCGTGCCATCGAGCACGGCATTGGCCACGTCGGACACTTCCGCGCGGGTCGGCACGGCGTTGACGATCATCGATTCCATCATCTGCGTGGCCGTAATCGCCAGCTTGTTCGATGCGCGCGCCATCTTGATCATGCGCTTTTGCAAGGCCGGCACGGCCGCATTGCCCACTTCCACGGCCAGGTCGCCACGGGCCACCATGATGCCGTCGGAAGCGTCGAGAATTTCCTGCAGCGCAGGAATGGCTTCCGCGCGCTCGATCTTGGCGATCATCATCGGCTTGTGGTCCCATGCTTCGCCGGCGATATTGGCCAGCTGGCGCGCCATGACCATGTCGGTGGCGTTTTTCGGAAAGGACACGGCCACGTAATCGGCCTGGAAGCTCATCGCCGTTTTCACGTCTTCCATGTCTTTCGCCGTCAGGGCCGGCGCCGACAAGCCGCCGCCCTGGCGGTTGATACCCTTGTTGTTCGACAACTCCCCGCCAATCTTGACGGTCGTATGGATTTCGCTGCCGACGACTTTGTCGACCGTCAGCACGATCAGGCCATCGTTGAGCAGCAGCACATCGGCCGTGCGCAAGTCGCGCGGCAATTCCTTGTAGTCGAGGCCGCAGCGCTCGATGTTGCCCAGTTCGCCGTTCTCGCCCCATTTCGCGTCGAGGATGAACTTGGCGCCGTTTTCCAGGAAAATCTTGCCTTCTTCAAACTTGCCGACGCGAATTTTCGGGCCTTGCAAGTCGGCCATGATGGCCACTTCGCGGCCGCACAGGGCAGCCGCTTCACGCACCATGCGGGCGCGGTCGATATGGTCTTGCGCCTTGCCATGCGAAAAGTTCAGGCGCACGACGTCGACGCCGGCCTTGAACATGCGGACCAGGGTATCGATATCGTTCGAAGCGGGGCCGATGGTGGAAACGATCTTGGTGGCGCGTTGCTGTACTTGCATGGTCATGGTTGCTGCTTTCTAAAATAAGTTGCTACAAGGGCCAGCCTTGTGGGCCGGCCGTCCTGGTGCGCTGGATCAGCGGTACTACGTTCTTACCTGGCCGCCATCAGGGCGACCGTCGTGTCGAGCATGCGGTTCGAGAAGCCCCACTCGTTGTCGTACCACGACGACACTTTCACGAGGCGGCCCGAAACCTTGGTCAGGGTCGAATCGAAATTCGACGAGGCCGGGTTGTGGTTGAAATCGATGGAAACAAGCGGTTCCGTCTGGTAAGTCAGGATGCCCTTCAGCGCGCCTTCCGACGCCGTTTTCAGCAAGGCATTCACCTCTTCCACCGTCGTATCGCGCTTGGCGATGAACGACAGGTCGACCAGCGAGACGTTGATCGTCGGCACGCGGATGGCGAAACCATCGAGCTTGCCATTGAGTTCCGGCAAGACCAGGCCGACGGCGGCAGCCGCGCCCGTCTTGGTGGGAATCATCGAATGCGTGGCCGAACGGGCGCGGCGCA
Coding sequences within:
- a CDS encoding FecR domain-containing protein, with protein sequence MAIDPRAARAAAQWLVRLHGGALTSDEQQAFQAWRASDPTHELAWQRAELVCSTLASVPPALRQTADAAPHSPQRRAVLYGLAGLIAAGPALWLASQSAPWQAWRAGIRTARGEIRHMTLPDGTQLVLNTDTAIDVRFDGTARLVDLHAGEIHVATAHDAAVPARPFLVRSSNGAVRALGTHFSVRQRGTMLAPRTEVSVSEGAVEIAPSQAPDALRRIDAGRQGSFDDVAVSALTPLASHADAWLRGVLIAERMPLGELLEQVARYRYGVLRCDPALAALPVDGIFQLNAPDNILLLLQRSLPIRLAYRTRYWISVEAA
- a CDS encoding sigma-70 family RNA polymerase sigma factor; this translates as MICDNENYYQLAAPCLARIGVPVNIAQSSESIAGIYSSHHGWLMRWLRAKLQCADHAADLAHDTFVRLLMAPPENRQSLREPRAYLTTVAQRLLIDHYRRLSLEQAWLETLAQQPELLMQSPEERLLVREALQRIDAMLDGLPPLVRSAFLLAHVDGLGYGEIARRLAVSERSIKRYMVQAFERCILLIL
- a CDS encoding DUF3617 domain-containing protein, giving the protein MKRSATLLLMTIFPLCAATFASAAEPVQRLQRATGLWKVTPATSPFSWEICVDHARDRLIDDDLWSGFEQECKIESQSRQGDSYQFTSSCPDARLAGTFKGDLAKAYTLSADTTVQVNGKSEVQRTELAAVFQGACPAGLAPGAKKMRGGMVMKSLYTDR
- the pyk gene encoding pyruvate kinase codes for the protein MTMQVQQRATKIVSTIGPASNDIDTLVRMFKAGVDVVRLNFSHGKAQDHIDRARMVREAAALCGREVAIMADLQGPKIRVGKFEEGKIFLENGAKFILDAKWGENGELGNIERCGLDYKELPRDLRTADVLLLNDGLIVLTVDKVVGSEIHTTVKIGGELSNNKGINRQGGGLSAPALTAKDMEDVKTAMSFQADYVAVSFPKNATDMVMARQLANIAGEAWDHKPMMIAKIERAEAIPALQEILDASDGIMVARGDLAVEVGNAAVPALQKRMIKMARASNKLAITATQMMESMIVNAVPTRAEVSDVANAVLDGTDAVMTSAETASGRYPIETVEAMAAICLDAEKWDTCKLDADFLNATFSRIDQSIAYGALFTAHHLRVKAIATLTESGSTALWMSRCNIDIPIVALTPSVGTRRKLALYRNVSTLELTSGTDRDKVLQQAEDLLVEHKVVAKGDTVVLTWGEPMGKVGGTNALKIMKIGQH